The proteins below are encoded in one region of Accipiter gentilis chromosome 12, bAccGen1.1, whole genome shotgun sequence:
- the HSD17B11 gene encoding estradiol 17-beta-dehydrogenase 11, which yields MNPFLDLLLFLATLIYSYLEAFVKLFVPVKRKSVSGELVLITGAGHGVGRATAFEFAKRRSRLVLWDINKHGVEDTAAECKRLGATVQAFVVDCSKREEICSAAEKVKKDIGDVSILVNNAGVITAADLLSTQDHQIERMFEVNILAHIWTTRAFLPTMMNNNHGHIVTVASAAGHFVTSFMVAYCSSKFAAVGFHKALTEELSTLGKDGIKTTCLCPVFINTGFVKNPSTRLGKVLEIEEVVKALMEGILTNQKMVFVPSHLSIALLSEMFFPERASAFLKKLTDTKFDAVVGQKSTQ from the exons ATGAATCCGTTTCTGGACCTGCTCCTGTTCCTGGCTACGCTCATCTACTCCTACCTGGAGGCTTTTGTGAAGCTTTTTGTCCCCGTGAAGAGGAAGTCTGTCAGCGGAGAGCTTGTTCTCATCACGGGTGCTGGCCATGGCGTAGGGAGAGCGACTGCCTTCGAGTTCGCCAAGCGCCGGAGCAGACTGGTTCTGTGGGACATCAATAAG CATGGCGTTGAGGACACGGCAGCAGAGTGCAAAAGGCTGGGAGCCACTGTTCAAGCCTTCGTGGTGGACTGCAGCAAAAGGGAGGAAATCTGCAGCGCTGCAGAGAAG GTGAAGAAGGACATTGGGGATGTCTCCATCCTGGTGAATAATGCCGGTGTGATTACAGCTGCCGACCTGCTCTCGACTCAGGACCACCAGATTGAAAGGATGTTTGAAGTCAACATTCTTGCTCACATCTGG ACCACAAGAGCTTTTCTGCCAACCATGATGAACAACAACCACGGTCACATAGTCACGGTGGCTTCGGCAGCAGGTCACTTTGTGACTTCTTTCATGGTGGCTTATTG TTCAAGCAAGTTTGCTGCCGTTGGATTTCATAAAGCTCTGACAGAGGAGCTGTCTACCCTGGGAAAGGACGGAATAAAAACTACATGTCTTTGTCCAGTTTTTATAAACACCGGATTTGTCAAAAACCCCAGTACAAG GCTTGGAAAGGTTTTGGAGATAGAAGAAGTTGTAAAGGCCCTGATGGAAGGAATACTGACCAATCAGAAAATGGTTTTTGTTCCATCACATCTAAGCATTGCTTTACTATCTGAAAT gttttttccagAACGTGCCTcggcttttctgaaaaagctgacTGATACCAAGTTTGATGCAGTTGTTGGGCAGAAAAGCACtcagtga
- the NUDT9 gene encoding ADP-ribose pyrophosphatase, mitochondrial, which translates to MPLPAGALRAAAGPGFARAVAVFSFTVALSTQPVRCVRQHRPPLSNLPANCWSHLHPVNMFNSYNVKFCHSKALTSPYPGSPVERSQVPEDKVGWLIEWKDYNPVEYTAMSVLAGPSWADPQIKDKGFSPKFNERDGEVERRSLNGLYVVENGRPRNPVGRTGLTGRGLLGRWGPNHAADPVVTRWKRDRSGNKIAHPVTGKNILQFVAIKRRDCGEWAIPGGMVDPGEKISTTLKREFGEEALNSLQKSPEEKAELEKQLHKLFSQEHFVVYRGYVDDPRNTDNAWMETEAVNYHDETGETMDNLPLEAGDDAGVVKWVDISEKIKLYASHSYFIKLVTEKRGAHWSEDPGPEC; encoded by the exons ATGCCGCTTCCTGCCGGCGCCCTTCGTGCAGCGGCGGGGCCCGGTTTCGCACGGGCAGTCGCCGTGTTTTCTTTCACCGTTGCGCTGTCCACCCAGCCTGTCCGGTGCGTTCGCCAGCACCGTCCTCCCCTCAG taacTTGCCTGCAAACTGTTGGTCCCACCTGCATCCAGTTAACATGTTCAACAGTTACAATGTTAAGTTCTGCCACAGCAAAGCTCTCACCTCCCCCTATCCAGGATCACCTGTTGAGCGTAGTCAAGTTCCTGAAGATAAAGTGGGCTGGCTAATTGAGTGGAAGGATTATAATCCTGTGGAATACACTGCAATGTCTGTTTTGGCTGGACCCAGCTGGGCAGATCCCCAAATCAA GGATAAAGGTTTTTCTCCCAAATTCAATGAGAGAGATGGAGAAGTGGAGAGGAGGAGTCTGAATGGCTTGTACGTGGTTGAAAATGGGAGGCCCCG AAATCCAGTGGGAAGGACTGGCCTCACAGGCAGAGGACTGTTAGGGCGCTGGGGACCAAACCATGCTGCTGATCCTGTTGTAACTAG GTGGAAGAGGGACAGAAGTGGCAATAAAATTGCTCATCCAGTTACTGGCAAAAACATCTTACAGTTTGTAGCTATCAAGAGGAGAGACTGTGGGGAGTGGGCCATTCCAGGG GGGATGGTGGATCCAGGGGAGAAGATTAGCACTACCCTGAAGCGAGAATTTGGGGAGGAGGCCTTGAACTCCTTGCAGAAATCGCCTGAGGAGAAAGCAGAATTGGAGAAACAGCTCCACAAGCTGTTCAGCCAGGAGCACTTTGTG GTGTACAGAGGATATGTAGATGACCCTCGTAACACTGATAATGCCTGGATGGAGACAGAGGCTGTGAACTATCATGATGAAACCG GTGAGACAATGGATAATCTGCCTCTGGAAGCAGGTGATGATGCTGGAGTAGTGAAGTGGGTTGACATCAGTGAGAAGATCAAGCTGTATGCAAGTCATAGCTACTTCATTAAGCTTGTGACTGAGAAGCGGGGAGCCCACTGGAGTGAGGATCCTGGTCCTGAGTGCTGA